Proteins encoded in a region of the Bacteroidota bacterium genome:
- the nusG gene encoding transcription termination/antitermination factor NusG — protein sequence MAEAQSQKELVRKWYVVRAISGKEKKVKQYIESEISRLKLTDYVAQVLIPTEKFYQIRNGKKVSKERNILPGYVLVEAALTGEIPHIIENITGVISFLGAKGEPPAPLRQSEVNRILGKMDELADSEAVMSVPYVVGETVKVIDGPFNSFSGVIEEINEEKKKLKVMVKIFGRKTPLELSYMQVEKE from the coding sequence ATGGCAGAAGCACAATCACAAAAGGAACTGGTTCGCAAATGGTATGTTGTTCGCGCCATCAGTGGAAAAGAAAAGAAGGTAAAACAGTATATCGAATCTGAGATCAGCCGCTTAAAACTGACCGATTATGTCGCTCAGGTTTTAATACCGACTGAAAAGTTCTATCAGATCAGAAACGGAAAGAAAGTTAGCAAAGAAAGAAATATCCTTCCCGGATATGTATTAGTAGAAGCTGCTCTTACCGGTGAGATCCCTCACATCATTGAAAATATCACAGGTGTGATCTCTTTCCTTGGTGCCAAAGGCGAACCACCTGCTCCGCTACGTCAGTCTGAAGTAAATCGCATACTGGGTAAAATGGATGAATTGGCCGATAGTGAAGCGGTAATGTCAGTTCCTTATGTAGTTGGTGAAACAGTGAAAGTAATAGATGGTCCATTCAACAGCTTCTCAGGAGTTATTGAAGAGATCAACGAAGAGAAAAAGAAATTGAAAGTAATGGTTAAGATCTTTGGAAGAAAAACTCCACTTGAACTTAGCTATATGCAAGTAGAAAAAGAGTAA
- the rplK gene encoding 50S ribosomal protein L11, which translates to MAKEIGTYIKLQVKGGAANPAPPIGPALGAKGVNIMEFCKQFNARTQDQPGKVLPVIITVYTDKSFEFVIKTPPAAVQIMDLAKIKSGSKESNRNKVGSVTWEQIRSVAENKMPDLNCFTIESAMSMVAGTARSMGVTVTGDSPLK; encoded by the coding sequence ATGGCAAAAGAAATAGGCACATACATAAAATTGCAGGTAAAAGGTGGAGCAGCAAATCCTGCACCTCCGATCGGACCGGCTTTAGGTGCAAAGGGTGTAAACATCATGGAATTCTGCAAGCAGTTCAACGCTCGTACGCAGGACCAACCTGGAAAAGTTCTTCCGGTTATCATCACTGTTTATACAGATAAATCATTTGAGTTTGTAATCAAAACTCCACCTGCAGCAGTTCAGATCATGGACCTTGCAAAGATCAAAAGTGGTTCGAAAGAATCAAACCGTAATAAGGTTGGATCTGTTACATGGGAACAAATTCGTTCAGTAGCTGAAAATAAAATGCCTGACTTAAACTGTTTCACAATTGAATCAGCAATGAGCATGGTAGCAGGAACTGCACGGAGTATGGGTGTTACTGTAACAGGTGACAGTCCTCTGAAATAA